Proteins from a genomic interval of Sphingobacterium lactis:
- a CDS encoding dihydrolipoamide acetyltransferase family protein has product MAIYKLFLPKMGESVSEATVTKWVKQVGDKIDEDDAVVEIATDKVDSEVPSPVAGVLKERLVEENQVVQVGDVIALIETDGPEGDDQAPAVQEESAPVQEERVEEQDISETMQEEEIPGMDQIQHNRTEVESNHQDTHSGSQEAHSGIRFYSPLIRNIAQQEGISQQQLDAIEGTGAEGRVTKQDVLNYLQGKPSGTPAPSAVQPQQEQAAASVQAPKATEQPAQNTQPVQIVRASGDDEIIEMDRMRRLIADHMVNSVKTSPHVFSVVEADVTNLVNWRNKVKDGYKKAEGENITFTPLIIQAIAKAIKDFPMINVSVDGYNIIRKKNINIGMATALPSGNLIVPVIKNVDQLSLTGISRSVNDLANRARNNKLKPDDTQGGTFTMTNIGAFGNIFGMPIINQPQAAILAVGTIKKKPAVLETEFGDVIAVRHMMYISMSYDHRVIDGALGGQFIRKVADYLEQWDVDTVL; this is encoded by the coding sequence ATGGCAATATATAAACTATTTTTACCTAAGATGGGCGAGAGTGTTTCTGAAGCTACCGTGACCAAATGGGTAAAGCAGGTCGGAGATAAAATAGATGAGGACGATGCGGTAGTAGAGATCGCCACGGATAAGGTTGATTCTGAAGTTCCTTCCCCAGTTGCTGGAGTACTGAAGGAGCGACTTGTTGAAGAGAACCAAGTCGTTCAGGTGGGCGATGTTATTGCCCTGATTGAAACGGACGGTCCGGAAGGGGATGACCAGGCCCCTGCGGTACAGGAAGAATCCGCACCGGTTCAGGAGGAACGTGTAGAAGAGCAAGATATATCGGAAACCATGCAGGAGGAAGAAATTCCCGGTATGGACCAGATACAACATAACAGAACGGAAGTGGAATCCAATCATCAGGATACTCATTCCGGATCACAGGAAGCGCATTCGGGAATCCGTTTCTATTCCCCATTGATCCGCAATATTGCACAGCAAGAGGGGATTTCCCAGCAGCAATTGGATGCCATTGAGGGAACGGGAGCTGAAGGTCGTGTCACCAAGCAGGATGTGCTGAACTACCTGCAGGGGAAACCTTCCGGGACACCGGCACCTAGCGCCGTGCAACCGCAGCAGGAACAAGCTGCTGCATCGGTACAAGCTCCAAAAGCGACTGAACAGCCAGCACAGAATACACAACCTGTGCAGATCGTTCGCGCATCCGGCGATGATGAAATCATCGAAATGGATAGAATGCGCCGTTTGATCGCTGACCACATGGTCAACAGCGTGAAAACATCGCCGCATGTATTCTCGGTGGTGGAAGCCGATGTGACCAATTTGGTGAACTGGCGCAATAAAGTGAAGGATGGCTACAAAAAAGCAGAGGGCGAAAACATCACATTCACCCCGTTGATTATCCAGGCGATTGCCAAAGCCATCAAGGATTTCCCGATGATCAATGTTTCGGTGGACGGTTATAACATCATCCGCAAGAAAAATATCAATATCGGTATGGCAACGGCCCTACCTTCCGGAAACCTGATTGTTCCTGTCATCAAGAATGTAGATCAATTGAGCCTAACGGGGATCTCCAGATCGGTAAATGATCTGGCGAACCGCGCACGGAACAATAAATTGAAACCGGACGATACCCAGGGCGGTACCTTTACGATGACCAATATCGGTGCGTTCGGCAATATCTTCGGTATGCCGATCATCAACCAGCCTCAAGCAGCGATCTTGGCTGTCGGCACGATCAAGAAAAAACCTGCGGTTCTGGAAACGGAATTCGGTGATGTGATTGCTGTACGCCATATGATGTATATCTCCATGTCCTACGATCACCGCGTGATCGATGGAGCACTGGGAGGGCAGTTTATCCGTAAGGTAGCTGATTACCTGGAGCAGTGGGATGTCGATACGGTGCTGTAA
- a CDS encoding Tex family protein, producing the protein MTTHEIIVSKELSISEKQVHTTMSLLDEGATVPFIARYRKELTGSLDEVQITAIRDRMQQLRELDKRKEAVLKSIGDQGKLTPELELQVKTAETMSALEDIYLPFKPKRKTRASVAREKGLQGLADQLLNQEKMDVEALAETFINADLSVNSSEEALAGARDIIAEQIAEDANVRAHARKTILNKGQFVSRVVPGKEEAALKYKDYFEWSENLKDAPSHRVLAMRRGEKEELLYLDIDVAEGEVLPGIEKQYIKGSNAASDQVSLALQDSYKRLLKPSMETEVRVLTRQKADEEAIKVFADNVRQLLLAAPLGQKRLLAIDPGFRTGCKTVVLDAQGNLLENTAIFPHNGAGGAAEAERIVRNLVDTYAIEAIAIGNGTAGRETEDFVRKLNLPKATIVMVNESGASIYSASPVAREEFPDHDVTVRGAVSIGRRLMDPLAELVKIDPKSIGVGQYQHDVDQNKLQSALDDTVMSCVNSVGVELNTASKQILSYISGLGPALAQQIVNYRKENGPFSSRRELKKVPRLGDKAFEQAAGFLRIRNAEHPLDSSAVHPERYALVEKMAKDLGVSIQELMKDEQVRKQVDLKKYISEEVGLPTLNDILLELAKPGLDPRDKFEAFSFTEGVNAIGDLKVGMKLPGIVTNITNFGAFVDIGVHQDGLVHLSQLANHYVSDPHEVVKVQQQVMVTVTEIDEKRNRIGLTMKTEEKAPRKHADKRADRRQEKAPETDMAAKLAALASKFK; encoded by the coding sequence ATGACAACCCACGAGATTATCGTATCGAAAGAACTATCGATTAGCGAGAAGCAAGTGCACACCACGATGTCGCTATTGGATGAAGGCGCTACGGTTCCTTTTATCGCGCGATACCGTAAGGAATTGACAGGAAGCCTGGACGAGGTCCAGATTACCGCCATCAGGGACCGCATGCAACAATTGCGGGAACTCGACAAGCGCAAGGAAGCGGTGCTGAAATCCATTGGTGACCAAGGCAAACTGACACCGGAGCTTGAGCTGCAGGTGAAAACTGCCGAAACCATGTCCGCACTGGAGGATATTTACCTGCCCTTCAAACCGAAGCGGAAGACGCGTGCGTCTGTTGCACGGGAAAAAGGACTCCAAGGGTTGGCCGACCAACTGTTGAACCAGGAGAAGATGGATGTGGAAGCCTTAGCGGAAACTTTCATCAATGCGGATCTGTCCGTAAATAGCAGTGAGGAAGCCTTAGCCGGAGCCCGTGACATCATCGCCGAACAGATCGCTGAAGATGCCAATGTCCGCGCACATGCCCGGAAAACAATCCTGAACAAGGGGCAGTTCGTATCCCGCGTGGTACCTGGAAAGGAAGAAGCAGCTTTGAAGTACAAAGATTATTTCGAATGGTCGGAAAACCTGAAGGATGCACCCTCGCACCGTGTGCTAGCGATGCGCCGTGGGGAGAAAGAAGAACTGCTTTATTTGGATATCGATGTGGCTGAGGGAGAGGTGCTGCCGGGTATCGAAAAGCAATATATAAAAGGAAGCAATGCCGCAAGTGACCAGGTTTCCCTAGCCTTGCAGGACAGCTATAAGCGCTTGCTGAAACCTTCCATGGAAACGGAAGTCCGCGTGCTGACCCGTCAGAAAGCGGATGAAGAAGCCATTAAGGTTTTTGCGGATAACGTTCGCCAGTTGTTGCTGGCGGCACCGTTAGGCCAAAAGCGCCTGTTGGCCATTGACCCGGGGTTCCGGACAGGCTGTAAGACCGTTGTGCTCGATGCGCAGGGCAATTTGTTGGAGAATACGGCGATCTTCCCGCATAATGGAGCGGGTGGCGCAGCAGAAGCGGAACGCATCGTACGCAATTTGGTGGACACGTATGCCATTGAGGCCATTGCTATTGGAAATGGTACAGCAGGTCGCGAAACAGAAGATTTTGTGCGGAAGCTGAATCTACCAAAAGCTACTATCGTGATGGTCAATGAAAGTGGTGCTTCCATCTATTCGGCATCTCCGGTTGCCCGTGAGGAATTTCCGGATCACGATGTCACCGTTCGGGGTGCCGTTTCGATCGGTCGCCGATTGATGGATCCATTGGCGGAACTGGTAAAGATTGATCCGAAGTCCATCGGCGTTGGCCAGTATCAGCACGATGTGGATCAGAACAAATTGCAATCGGCCCTGGACGATACCGTGATGTCCTGTGTGAACTCGGTAGGAGTAGAGTTAAATACGGCATCGAAACAGATCTTATCCTACATTTCCGGTTTGGGACCTGCCTTGGCGCAGCAGATCGTGAATTACCGCAAGGAGAATGGTCCGTTCAGCTCCCGCCGCGAATTGAAGAAGGTACCGCGACTAGGTGACAAAGCATTCGAGCAGGCAGCAGGATTCTTGCGGATTCGGAACGCCGAGCATCCTTTGGATTCCTCTGCGGTTCACCCGGAGCGTTATGCACTCGTGGAAAAGATGGCCAAGGATTTGGGCGTTTCCATCCAAGAGCTCATGAAAGATGAACAGGTACGCAAGCAAGTGGACCTTAAGAAATACATCAGTGAGGAAGTCGGCTTACCGACGCTGAACGATATTTTGCTGGAATTGGCTAAACCAGGCTTGGATCCACGCGATAAGTTTGAGGCCTTTTCCTTTACGGAAGGTGTCAACGCCATTGGCGACTTGAAGGTAGGCATGAAGTTGCCGGGCATCGTAACCAATATTACGAACTTCGGTGCCTTTGTGGATATCGGCGTCCATCAGGATGGATTGGTGCACCTGAGTCAATTGGCAAACCACTATGTATCCGATCCGCACGAGGTGGTGAAGGTGCAGCAACAGGTTATGGTGACCGTGACGGAGATCGATGAAAAGAGAAACCGTATCGGCCTGACCATGAAAACAGAAGAGAAAGCGCCACGGAAGCATGCGGATAAGCGTGCTGACCGGCGTCAGGAAAAGGCGCCAGAAACCGATATGGCGGCTAAGCTAGCAGCCTTGGCAAGCAAGTTTAAATAA
- a CDS encoding MATE family efflux transporter: MLPRFKSNKMYYLSTMALAGPVVISQLGHTLVQTADTMIVGHFAGTISLAAVSLVHSVFMVVLVIGLGIAYGLTPLIAQENGRHNLPECAKLLSNSFWLNIISGILLFLFVYFGSMWAMQHADQDPQVVETAKPYLLILSISIVPLMTFNTFKQFAEGLGYTKQAMNITIWGNVLNVILAIILVKGMFGIKPMGVSGVGIATLVDRILMMIVMAWYVLKSKNFKRYIDHFSVKFIDVVRMKKILKIGAPVAMQYVFEIGAFAAAALIAGKIGAIEQASHQTAITLAAMTYMMASGIASAATIKVGNAYGTKNLFRLQKFATVSYHLVLVFMIICAIIFAVFNQYLPYIITKDTTVVAMASQLLIIAGMFQLFDGTQVVGLGTLRGMGDVNIPTFITFFAYWVVGIPVAYLLGIVLDIGVQGIWYGLTLGLLTSSVLLYLRYRYMIKKKLVRG, encoded by the coding sequence ATGCTACCACGCTTCAAGTCCAACAAGATGTATTACCTGAGCACGATGGCACTGGCTGGTCCGGTGGTTATTTCACAGCTCGGCCATACCTTGGTACAAACTGCCGATACGATGATTGTAGGTCACTTTGCCGGAACGATTTCCCTGGCGGCGGTTTCCTTGGTCCATTCGGTGTTTATGGTGGTGTTGGTGATCGGCTTGGGCATTGCATATGGATTGACGCCATTGATTGCACAGGAAAATGGCAGGCATAACCTGCCCGAATGTGCCAAGTTGCTCTCCAATAGTTTCTGGTTGAATATCATATCCGGTATTCTCCTCTTCCTGTTCGTCTACTTCGGATCCATGTGGGCCATGCAACATGCGGACCAGGACCCCCAGGTCGTGGAAACCGCAAAGCCATATCTACTGATCTTGAGCATTTCCATCGTTCCATTGATGACCTTCAACACCTTCAAGCAATTTGCCGAGGGGTTGGGCTACACCAAGCAGGCAATGAACATTACCATTTGGGGGAATGTGCTCAATGTGATCCTGGCGATAATTCTGGTAAAGGGCATGTTCGGCATCAAGCCTATGGGTGTCAGTGGTGTGGGTATCGCTACGCTGGTGGATCGGATCTTGATGATGATCGTGATGGCCTGGTATGTATTGAAGTCCAAGAATTTCAAGCGCTACATCGATCATTTCTCGGTGAAGTTCATCGATGTGGTGCGGATGAAGAAGATTCTGAAGATCGGTGCGCCGGTTGCCATGCAGTATGTGTTTGAGATCGGCGCCTTTGCTGCGGCTGCCCTGATTGCAGGGAAGATCGGTGCCATCGAACAGGCTTCCCACCAGACGGCCATTACCCTGGCGGCCATGACATACATGATGGCCAGTGGGATTGCCTCCGCAGCAACCATCAAGGTGGGGAATGCGTATGGTACAAAAAACCTGTTCAGGCTCCAGAAATTTGCCACCGTATCCTACCATTTGGTTTTGGTGTTCATGATCATCTGCGCCATTATATTCGCTGTATTCAATCAATATCTGCCCTACATCATCACGAAGGATACCACAGTGGTGGCCATGGCATCGCAGCTACTGATCATTGCCGGTATGTTCCAGTTGTTCGATGGCACGCAGGTTGTCGGATTGGGAACGCTGCGGGGCATGGGCGATGTCAATATCCCTACCTTTATAACCTTCTTTGCCTATTGGGTCGTTGGGATTCCTGTGGCATACCTGCTTGGAATTGTCCTGGATATCGGTGTACAGGGAATCTGGTATGGGTTGACATTGGGTCTATTGACATCGTCGGTGTTACTGTATTTGCGGTATCGGTATATGATCAAAAAGAAATTGGTGCGTGGGTAA
- a CDS encoding Sec-independent protein translocase subunit TatA/TatB codes for MNLAFLNIGTQEMMLIVLVALLLFGGKKLPELARGLGRGIREFKDASEGIKREISDQINNFEKEVDTVKADIEKEPEPTNTVAEVQTELDQPLATTEEGENPEKPERKTPQFTAPAGTYEHKPYTTPTADDYYSYGYNDNFATTAAPADSNTTPDDFPKDEPASEIENPEKENPTRQA; via the coding sequence ATGAATTTAGCGTTTTTGAACATTGGAACCCAAGAGATGATGTTGATCGTTCTGGTCGCATTATTATTGTTTGGGGGTAAGAAATTACCGGAATTGGCGCGAGGGTTAGGACGTGGAATCCGTGAATTTAAAGATGCTTCGGAGGGAATAAAAAGGGAGATCTCTGACCAGATCAACAACTTTGAGAAAGAAGTTGATACCGTAAAGGCCGATATCGAGAAAGAACCTGAACCTACGAACACCGTTGCGGAGGTGCAGACCGAGCTGGACCAACCGTTGGCAACAACTGAGGAAGGGGAGAACCCGGAAAAACCGGAAAGGAAAACTCCACAATTTACGGCACCTGCCGGCACCTACGAGCATAAACCGTATACAACACCGACAGCTGACGATTACTACAGCTACGGCTATAACGATAACTTTGCAACGACTGCAGCACCTGCAGACTCGAACACGACACCAGATGATTTCCCGAAAGATGAACCTGCTTCTGAAATCGAAAATCCTGAAAAGGAAAACCCTACAAGACAAGCTTAA
- a CDS encoding competence/damage-inducible protein A produces the protein MKAEIITIGDEILLGQIVDTNSAWIAQVLFAEQIHIQQITSITDKEDHILQALADARDRADLIICTGGLGPTKDDVTKFTAAKFFLTELVHDPAVLAHVEQIFARFNRTMPDINLGQADVLANGEVLFNDWGTAPGMWVEDQGKVFVFLPGVPFEMKNLMTHRVIPKLKVFKSTEQVVNRYILTVGIGESHLAESIADIEDSFPPHVHLAYLPKIGLVRLRISVTGTDIDALNREADQWKEALAKRIGKAVVATEDISFEEVIVRAFSTCGYTLSTAESCTGGNIARLITEIPGSSEMFQGSIVAYANSVKENMLGVQADTLAHHGAVSEQTVIEMAKGVQSKLNSNYAIATSGIAGPGGGTPEKPVGTVWVAVAGRDQVRTKLFQFHQDRLLNIERTTAQALLMLWNLYQEESGF, from the coding sequence ATGAAAGCCGAAATTATTACCATTGGTGATGAGATTCTGCTTGGACAGATCGTAGACACCAACTCCGCATGGATTGCGCAGGTCTTGTTCGCCGAACAGATCCATATCCAGCAAATTACATCCATAACCGATAAGGAGGATCATATTCTCCAGGCCTTGGCGGATGCCCGAGACCGTGCCGACCTGATTATCTGTACAGGTGGGTTGGGGCCGACGAAGGATGACGTCACGAAGTTTACAGCCGCAAAATTCTTTCTTACCGAACTGGTCCATGACCCCGCAGTATTGGCGCATGTAGAACAGATATTTGCCCGTTTCAACCGGACTATGCCGGACATCAACCTGGGGCAGGCAGATGTACTGGCCAACGGCGAGGTGCTCTTCAACGACTGGGGGACAGCCCCCGGGATGTGGGTGGAAGACCAGGGGAAAGTTTTTGTTTTTCTTCCCGGAGTACCTTTTGAAATGAAGAACCTCATGACCCATCGGGTGATACCGAAATTGAAAGTTTTCAAATCAACCGAACAGGTTGTTAACCGCTATATCCTGACGGTAGGGATTGGCGAATCGCACCTTGCCGAATCCATTGCCGACATCGAAGATTCCTTCCCCCCACATGTGCACTTGGCCTATCTTCCCAAAATAGGGTTGGTGCGCTTGCGCATTTCAGTAACCGGAACGGATATTGATGCCCTGAACAGGGAGGCCGACCAATGGAAGGAAGCCCTTGCGAAGCGGATAGGTAAAGCTGTCGTGGCAACGGAAGATATCAGTTTTGAGGAGGTCATCGTTCGTGCGTTTTCCACGTGTGGGTACACCTTATCCACTGCGGAGAGCTGTACCGGCGGGAACATCGCCCGCTTGATCACGGAAATACCGGGCTCCAGCGAGATGTTCCAGGGGAGCATCGTGGCCTATGCCAATTCCGTAAAGGAAAACATGTTGGGCGTACAGGCAGATACCCTGGCACACCATGGTGCAGTGAGTGAGCAGACGGTAATCGAAATGGCCAAAGGGGTGCAAAGCAAGCTGAACAGCAATTACGCCATTGCGACCAGCGGGATTGCAGGACCAGGTGGTGGTACGCCAGAAAAACCTGTAGGGACCGTCTGGGTTGCCGTAGCCGGGAGAGACCAGGTCCGGACCAAACTGTTTCAATTCCATCAGGACCGCCTATTGAATATTGAACGCACAACTGCCCAAGCGCTGTTGATGCTCTGGAATTTATATCAGGAAGAGTCGGGTTTTTAA